A stretch of the Archangium violaceum genome encodes the following:
- the ruvC gene encoding crossover junction endodeoxyribonuclease RuvC, with the protein MRVLGIDPGSRFMGYGVVEERRGRLVHVGHGVIKVDPDAPLELRLKDLHGSLLTAVKLYKPQAVAVEGVFTFRNARSALILGHARGVALLAAAQAGLSVHEYPPARVKRAVGAGGAADKDAVARMVCTFLDIEILERADASDALAVAICHLNQGRAGVPLAGVKVSKTRRKSARAQLTDRLTPSYRRPEAR; encoded by the coding sequence TTGCGCGTTCTAGGCATCGACCCCGGCAGCCGCTTCATGGGGTATGGCGTGGTGGAGGAGCGGCGCGGCAGGCTGGTCCACGTGGGTCATGGCGTCATCAAGGTGGACCCCGATGCCCCGCTGGAGTTGCGGCTGAAGGACCTGCATGGCTCGCTCCTGACGGCCGTGAAGCTCTACAAGCCCCAGGCGGTGGCGGTGGAGGGGGTCTTCACCTTCCGCAACGCGCGCAGTGCGCTCATCCTCGGGCACGCCCGTGGGGTGGCGCTGCTGGCCGCCGCCCAGGCGGGGCTCTCCGTGCACGAGTACCCGCCGGCCCGGGTGAAGCGCGCGGTGGGCGCGGGCGGAGCCGCCGACAAGGACGCGGTGGCGCGCATGGTGTGCACCTTCCTCGACATCGAGATTCTGGAGCGCGCGGATGCCAGCGACGCGCTCGCGGTGGCGATCTGCCACCTCAATCAGGGCCGGGCCGGTGTGCCGCTCGCGGGCGTCAAGGTGTCGAAGACGCGGCGCAAGTCGGCGCGGGCCCAGCTCACGGACAGGTTGACGCCGTCCTATCGGCGACCGGAGGCGCGATGA